A genomic segment from Candidatus Korarchaeum cryptofilum OPF8 encodes:
- a CDS encoding tautomerase family protein codes for MPVVIVNVWRGFSDDSKRKVIEGITRVFTELGIPAEAVEIIINEVPMENWGVAGMRASEKFRGAKIP; via the coding sequence ATGCCAGTAGTTATTGTGAATGTGTGGAGAGGCTTTTCGGATGATTCAAAGAGGAAGGTGATAGAGGGGATAACGAGGGTCTTCACGGAGCTCGGGATACCGGCTGAAGCCGTCGAGATCATAATAAATGAGGTCCCAATGGAGAACTGGGGAGTTGCGGGGATGCGAGCTAGTGAGAAATTCAGGGGAGCGAAGATACCTTAA
- a CDS encoding 30S ribosomal protein S24e, with product MELELVKRRENPLLQREEVVARIRFKGGTPSRREIREILARQLGKAPSNVFIRRISTDYGKEEATIMAMVYHSRAMALMIEPKHIVRRNEGGEAA from the coding sequence ATGGAACTGGAGCTAGTTAAGAGGAGGGAGAACCCGCTGCTGCAGAGGGAGGAGGTAGTAGCTAGGATAAGGTTCAAGGGAGGCACACCCTCCAGGAGGGAGATAAGGGAAATATTAGCTAGGCAGCTCGGGAAGGCGCCTAGCAACGTGTTCATAAGGAGGATATCAACGGATTACGGGAAGGAGGAAGCAACTATAATGGCTATGGTCTACCACAGCAGGGCCATGGCTCTGATGATAGAGCCAAAGCATATAGTGAGGAGGAACGAAGGAGGGGAGGCTGCTTGA
- a CDS encoding 30S ribosomal protein S27ae has translation MKHKPVQAWKYYSVEGGKLVRKRRQCPRCGRFMAEHENRYSCGGCGYTEFKGK, from the coding sequence TTGAAGCATAAGCCCGTCCAAGCTTGGAAGTACTACTCGGTGGAAGGGGGTAAGCTGGTGAGGAAGAGGAGGCAGTGCCCAAGGTGCGGCCGCTTCATGGCGGAGCACGAGAATAGGTACAGCTGCGGGGGATGCGGTTACACAGAATTCAAGGGGAAGTGA
- a CDS encoding PD-(D/E)XK nuclease family protein: protein MSSQLKRKFLELLKEDEEFRYAVAGLLGLEEILKRLDRHEEQLVKLREDMNKLREDMNKLREDMNRGFELIERRISALGARWGLQTEEAFREGLKGILEREFGVKVERWIKRDEEGIVYEHPSDVEVDVAVKDGKTILIEVSSHIKASDIPIFRRKAEFYRRVTGVRAERLVIVTPYADERAVEMARELGIEIYTKV from the coding sequence GTGAGCTCACAGCTCAAGAGGAAGTTCCTGGAGCTTCTAAAGGAGGATGAGGAGTTCAGATATGCTGTAGCTGGGCTCCTGGGCCTAGAGGAGATTCTGAAAAGGCTCGATAGACATGAAGAGCAGCTCGTCAAGCTCAGAGAGGACATGAATAAGTTAAGGGAGGATATGAACAAGTTGAGGGAGGATATGAACAGGGGATTCGAGCTCATAGAGAGGAGGATATCGGCTCTGGGGGCGAGATGGGGACTTCAAACTGAGGAAGCTTTCAGGGAGGGTTTGAAGGGGATACTGGAGAGGGAGTTCGGTGTTAAAGTGGAGAGATGGATCAAGAGAGATGAGGAAGGGATCGTTTACGAGCATCCGAGCGATGTTGAGGTGGATGTCGCCGTTAAAGATGGAAAGACGATACTAATAGAGGTATCTTCGCATATAAAAGCATCAGATATCCCAATCTTCAGGAGGAAAGCTGAATTTTACAGGAGAGTAACTGGGGTAAGGGCTGAGAGGCTGGTAATAGTGACTCCATACGCGGATGAGAGGGCAGTTGAGATGGCGAGGGAGCTCGGGATAGAGATATACACGAAGGTATGA